The Xanthomonas fragariae genome has a segment encoding these proteins:
- a CDS encoding putative DNA modification/repair radical SAM protein: MKILDKLAILADAAKYDASCASSGANKRNSLGTGGIGSTEGMGICHSYTPDGRCVSLLKILLTNFCVFDCAYCVNRVSSNVRRARFTPEEVVTLTLDFYKRNYIEGLFLSSGIIRNSDYTMEQLVEVARQLREVHHFAGYIHLKTIPDATPELLAAAGRHADRLSINVELPTEQGLTLLAPEKSVGGIRSAMGELRWRIEENQLARKAEKVRRAKPPRFAPAGQSTQMIVGADDANDRSILDTSHTLYGNYRMRRVYYSAFSPIPDASSKLPLQPPPLQREHRLYQADWLLRFYAFSVEEIAPANSSGMLDLDVDPKLAWALRNPERFPVDLNAAPREMLLRVPGLGTRNVERLLLSRRHARLRVGDLARLRVPMKKLLPFVSVLDHHPRQRLDDPARLRAQLAPAPRQAGLFD; the protein is encoded by the coding sequence GTGAAAATCCTCGACAAACTCGCCATTCTCGCCGACGCCGCCAAATACGACGCCTCCTGCGCCTCCAGTGGCGCGAACAAGCGCAATTCGCTCGGTACCGGCGGCATCGGTAGCACCGAAGGCATGGGCATCTGTCACTCCTACACGCCAGACGGCCGCTGTGTGTCGTTGCTGAAGATCTTGCTGACCAACTTCTGCGTGTTCGACTGCGCGTATTGCGTCAATCGCGTCTCCAGCAACGTGCGCCGCGCGCGCTTCACACCGGAAGAAGTGGTCACCCTGACGTTGGACTTTTACAAGCGCAATTACATCGAAGGCTTGTTTCTCTCCAGCGGCATCATCCGCAACTCCGACTACACAATGGAGCAGCTGGTGGAAGTGGCGCGGCAGCTGCGCGAGGTGCATCACTTCGCCGGCTACATCCATCTCAAGACCATCCCCGATGCAACGCCGGAGTTGTTGGCGGCGGCCGGTCGCCATGCCGATCGTCTGAGCATCAACGTGGAGCTGCCGACCGAACAGGGATTGACGCTGCTGGCGCCGGAAAAAAGCGTTGGCGGCATCCGCTCGGCGATGGGCGAACTGCGTTGGCGCATCGAAGAAAATCAGCTCGCGCGCAAGGCGGAAAAAGTGCGCCGCGCCAAGCCACCGCGCTTCGCACCGGCCGGGCAAAGCACGCAGATGATCGTCGGCGCCGACGACGCCAACGATCGCAGCATTCTGGACACCAGCCACACTCTCTACGGCAATTATCGGATGCGCCGGGTGTACTACTCGGCGTTCAGCCCAATCCCGGATGCGTCATCCAAATTGCCGCTGCAGCCACCGCCGCTGCAACGCGAGCATCGGCTGTATCAGGCCGATTGGCTGCTGCGTTTCTACGCGTTCAGCGTGGAAGAAATCGCGCCGGCAAACTCCAGCGGCATGCTCGATCTGGACGTGGACCCGAAGCTGGCATGGGCGTTGCGCAATCCGGAGCGCTTTCCGGTGGATTTGAACGCGGCACCGCGCGAGATGTTGCTACGGGTACCGGGCTTGGGCACGCGCAATGTGGAGCGCTTGTTGTTGTCGCGACGGCATGCGCGGTTGCGGGTAGGGGATCTGGCGCGGTTGCGGGTACCGATGAAGAAGCTGCTGCCGTTCGTGAGTGTGCTGGATCATCATCCGCGCCAGCGCTTGGATGATCCGGCCAGGTTGCGTGCGCAGTTAGCGCCAGCGCCGCGACAGGCAGGTTTGTTCGATTGA